From Scomber scombrus chromosome 6, fScoSco1.1, whole genome shotgun sequence, the proteins below share one genomic window:
- the det1 gene encoding DET1 homolog: MDDDTQTLKPRRIQNQNVVHRLERRRICSGRPGAHWYRVRCFHQNLFPNFTVVNVEKPPCFLRKFSPDGRCFIAFSSDQTSLEIYEYQGCQAAQDLLRGQEGETLLTANDQRSLNIRGRLFERFFSLLHVTNVASNGEHLNRECSLFTDDCRYVIVGSAVYVPEEPPPYFFEVYRNNESVTPNPRSPLEDYSLHIIDLHTGRLCDTRSFKCDKIILSHNQGLYLYRNILAVLSVQQQTIHVFQVTPEGTFLDVRTIGRFCYEDDLLTLSAVYTEAQAESQPGFPRLYTDKTINSLKHRLLVYLWRRAEQDGSATAKRRFFQFFDQLRRLRMWKMQLLDEHHLFIKYTSEDVVTLRVTDPSQPSFFVVYNMVSTEVLAVFENTSDQLLELFENFCDLFRNATLHSQAVQFPCSASSNNYARQVQRRFKDTIVNAKYGGHTEAVRRLLGQLPISAQSYSSSPYLDLSLFSYDDKWVSVMERPKTCGDHPIRFYARDSGLLKFKIQAGLLGRPVNHAVRRLVAFTFHPFEPFAISVQRTNAEYVVNFHMRHVCA; encoded by the exons ATGGACGACGACACCCAGACTCTGAAGCCTAGGCGGATCCAGAATCAAAACGTGGTCCATCGTCTCGAGAGGCGTCGGATCTGCTCGGGCCGACCGGGCGCTCACTGGTACCGAGTGCGCTGCTTCCACCAGAACCTGTTCCCTAACTTCACTGTAGTCAACGTGGAGAAGCCGCCCTGCTTTCTTAGGAAGTTCTCACCCGACGGACGCTGCTTCATCGCATTCTCCTCCGACCAGACGTCTCTGGAG ATATACGAATACCAAGGTTGTCAGGCGGCGCAGGACCTACTGAGAGGCCAAGAGGGGGAGACCCTTTTAACAGCCAACGACCAGCGCTCCCTCAACATCCGAGGTCGCCTGTTTGAGCGTTTCTTCTCCTTGCTCCACGTCACCAATGTGGCCTCAAACGGAGAACACCTCAACCGGGAGTGCAGCCTGTTCACAGACGACTGCCGGTACGTCATCGTCGGGTCGGCTGTGTACGTCCCAGAGGAGCCGCCGCCGTACTTCTTTGAG GTGTATCGCAACAACGAATCGGTGACTCCTAACCCTCGGTCTCCTTTAGAAGACTACTCCCTCCACATCATCGACCTCCACACCGGCAGGCTGTGCGACACCAGGTCCTTTAAGTGCGACAAGATTATCCTTTCCCACAACCAGGGCCTCTACCTCTACAGAAACATCCTGGCCGTGCTGTCGGTCCAGCAGCAGACCATACACGTCTTTCAG GTGACTCCAGAGGGAACGTTCCTGGATGTAAGGACCATCGGACGCTTCTGCTACGAGGACGACCTCCTGACGCTTTCGGCTGTTTACACGGAGGCTCAGGCCGAGAGCCAGCCGGGCTTCCCGCGCCTTTACACCGACAAAACCATCAACTCCCTCAAGCACAGGCTGCTAGTCTACCTCTGGAGGAGGGCCGAGCAGGACGGTAGCGCCACCGCCAAGAGGAG ATTCTTCCAGTTTTTTGATCAGCTGAGGAGGCTGAGGATGTGGAAGATGCAACTGCTGGATGAGCATCACCTCTTCATTAAATACACCAGCGAAGACGTGGTCACACTCAGAGTCACCGACCCCtcgcag CCGTCGTTCTTCGTGGTGTACAACATGGTGTCCACAGAGGTGCTGGCCGTCTTTGAGAACACTTCCGACCAGCTGCTGGAGCTGTTCGAGAACTTCTGCGACCTGTTCCGAAACGCAACACTACACAGCCAGGCCGTCCAGTTCCCCTGCTCCGCCTCATCCAACAACTACGCTCGGCAGGTCCAGAGAAG ATTCAAGGACACCATAGTGAACGCTAAGTACGGCGGCCACACCGAGGCGGTGCGTCGGCTGCTGGGCCAGCTGCCAATCAGCGCCCAGTCCTACAGCAGCAGCCCTTACCTCGACCTCTCCCTCTTCAGCTACGACGACAAGTGGGTGTCCGTCATGGAGAGGCCCAAGACCTGCGGGGACCATCCCATCAG GTTTTACGCACGTGACTCAGGCCTGCTGAAGTTTAAGATCCAGGCGGGTCTGCTGGGACGGCCGGTGAACCACGCTGTGCGTCGCCTGGTCGCCTTCACCTTCCACCCTTTCGAACCTTTCGCCATCTCAGTCCAGCGCACCAATGCCGAGTACGTGGTCAACTTCCACATGAGGCACGTTTGCGCGTGa